The following nucleotide sequence is from Psychroserpens sp. Hel_I_66.
AAACTTTTACAGATTCTGGTTTTGAATTATCTGTTACTAAAGAAGTAGATATTAGTCAGCCATTAATAGGGGATTTTGTAACATTTACAATTACGATTGCAAATGATGGCTTTGTAACAGCAAATGGTGTTGTCGTTGAAGATATACTTCCAAGTGGATATACATTCGATTCTTTTATAGCAACACAAGGAACTTATTCCGAAGTAAATGGACTGTGGTCTGTTGGACAATTAAATCCTGGCCAAGCAGAAATACTAGAAATTACTGTTGAAGTTCTTGGCTTTGGAGATTATTTGAATACTGCTAGCATAATTGAATTCACAGGAGGTGATGACGGAAATGAAGAGAACAATACTGATTCTGTTGATGTAGAACCAATATGTTTAACTATTTATAATGAGTTCTCTCCAAATGGTGATGGTATTAACGACTTCTTTAATATTGATTGTATAGAAACGTTCCCTAATAATACATTAGAGATTTACAATAGATGGGGAAATATAGTTTATGAAACTAAAGGTTATAGAAATGACTGGGAAGGAACTTCAAATGGAAGAGCTGTTCTAAATCAAGGCGATAAATTACCAGTTGGAACTTACTACTATGTAATTGATTTAAAAGACGGATCAGAGCCACGAGTAGGATGGTTATATCTAAACAGATAATTAATAAGGCAAGATTAAAAACAATATTAAAATGATACAGAAATCATCATTATTTAAAGGATTAATACTATTAGTGTTTAGTGCGCTAATGATTAATACTAGTTTTGCACAGCAGGACCCTCAATATACTCAGTATATGTATAATACAATGAGTATCAACCCAGCTTATGCAGGGCAGAGAGAGGTATTAAGTGTGACAGGATTACATCGTACGCAATGGGTTGGGATTGATGGAGCTCCACAAACCCAAACATTAGGTATTCATTCACCACTTAGAGATAATAGATTAGGCTTAGGTTTATCTATTGTTAATGATGCTTTGGGGCCTGTAAATGAATATTATATAGATGCTAATTTCTCTTATACGATCCAAGTAAGTGATAATAATACAAAATTATCTTTTGGTGCAAAAGGAGGTTTTCATGGCTTGACTTCAGATTGGAGTGAAGGTGTAATTCAGCAATTAGGAGACCCAACATTTGAAGACAATTTAAGCGTTTTCTCACCAACAATTGGCGCTGGTTTATATTTACATAATAGAAAATGGTACGTAGGATTGTCGGTACCAAATTTTTTAAGGACAGAACATTTTGATGATAGTCAAGTATCTATTGCTAAAGAGCGAATGAGCTATTATTTAATTGCAGGTTATGTATTTAATTTGGGAGAAAAAACCAAATTAAAACCAGCAGCTTTAGTGAAAGCAGTTTCAGGTGCACCAATAATTGCAGATGTTTCTGCTAACTTTTTGTTCAATGACAAATTGACCTTAGGTGTTGCCTACAGGTGGGATGATTCAGTTAGTGGTTTGGCAGGAATTCAAGTTACAGACGGACTTTTTATAGGGTACTCTTATGATGCCACAACAACCAACCTGAATAACTATAATAGTGGTTCACATGAAATCATGTTACGTTTTGAATTACAGAAAATAGGTAGAATATTATCACCAAGATTCTTCTAAAAAAAAGATTATGAAAACACATAAAATTATATGTACTCTAGCTTTAACTCTTGTATTTTCTATGGGATATTCCCAAAAGGGAAAAGTAAGGGAAGCCAATGAAGCTTACGACAATTTAGCCTATTTAAAGACGAGTGAAATCCTTTTGGAAGTTGCAGAAAATGGCTACAAAACCGTTAACCTTTTGCAAAAGCTTGCAAACTCCTTCTATTTTAACAATAAAATGGAAGAGGCTGCAAAATGGTATGGTGAGCTTATGGCTATGAATGAAAATGAAGATCTTGACCCAGAATACTATTTTAGATATGGTCAAGCCTTAAAATCTATTGAGAATTATTCTGAATCTGATAAATGGATGAAAAAATTCGCTGAGTCAGATCGAAGTGATTTAAGAGGTAGAGCATTTTTATCAACTGTAGATTACCTATCTATGATTGAAGAGGCAAGCAGGGATTTCGAAGTTAAAAATTTAGAGATCAATACAGATGTTTCAGATTTTGGGGCAACGCAATACAAAAACCAGCTTATATTCGCTTCTACTCGAGGAGGAGGTAAAGAATACAAGTGGAACGAGCAACCATATCTTGATTTATATTCCGCAGATAAACAAGAAAATAATTCCTACGGAAATGCAAAACAACTAGATAGCGAAATCAATACAAAATTTCATGAGTCTACTGTAGCATTTACTCCAGATGACCAAGTCATGTATTTCACACGAAATAATTATTTCAATAAAAAATACAAGAAAGATGAAGAAGGTACAAACCGTTTGAAAATTTTTAAAGCAACTTTAAATGATGATGGAGAATGGGATGATATAGAATCTGTACATTTCAATGATGATGCTTACAGTGTTGCACATCCTACCATTAATGTAAAGGGGACTAAATTATACTTTGCATCAGATATGGAAGGTACATTAGGGATGTCTGATATATTTATGGTAGATATCAACGCAGATGGTACTCTAGGTGACCCAATAAATTTGGGTCCTTCTGTAAATACTGAAGGTCAAGAAACATTTCCTTTTGTAAACTCAGATGGCGATTTATATTTTTCCTCAAATGGCTTTAATGGCTTAGGTGGATTGGACGTATTTGTGATTAGAGATTTTGAAAACAAGCAAGAACTAAGTCAGCCAATGGCATTAGAAAACGTGGGAAGGCCAATTAACAGTCCTATGGATGATTTTGCATACTATGAGAATCTAGGTACAAAAGAAGGCTTCTTCACATCCAATAGAGATGGAGGAAAAGGAGACGATGACATATATAGTTTCATGATTCCAGAATGTGAGCAAATCGTAGAAGGTATTGTAAAAGATCAAGAAACAGAAGAGATAATAGTTGGCGCAAAAGTCACTTTATTAGATAAAGATGGTAATCAATTAGAACAACAAATTGTTGGAGCAGATGGTGCTTACAAATTTGAGAATCTTGAATGTGAAAAGGAATACTTAATTAGAATAGAAGCAGATCAATATGCTACAATAGAAGAACGTTTCACAACGCCTAAAAAACCACAAAAGCTTGAGATTAAATCTAATCTTCAAAGAGATGAAGTTGAGTTGGAGCCATGTGCCGATTTAGCTAAAATATTAGATATTCCAATTATATATTTTGACTTTGATAAATCCAATATTAGATATGATGCTGAAGTAGAACTACAAAAAGTATTAGCAGTATTAAACAAATATCCTACCATGACTATCGATATTCGCAGTCATACAGATTGTAGGGGAACAGCGTCTTACAACGAAAAACTATCTGAGCGTAGAGCGAAATCAACACGTCAATATTTAGTAGATAAAGGTGTCGATGCAGATCGTTTAACCGCAAAAGGTTATGGAGAATCCAGATTGGTAAATGATTGTGGATGTGAAACAACAGATGATACTAATTGCAGTGAAGAAGAGCATCAATTAAACAGACGTAGTGAATTTATAGTAACAAGTATCAACGGGAAAAAATGCCCAGAGAAAAATTAATCACTAAGTATAAATATTAAAATTTGTTAAAAGCTGTCTTTTTTTAAGGCAGCTTTTTTATTTGTGGTGCTATTGTGAAATTTAGTTGTTATTTTTGTTAGCTATGACAGAAGAACGCGTAATTTTAGTTAACGAAAACGATGAGCAAGTTGGTACAATGCCAAAAATGGAAGCTCATGAAAAGGCCTTGTTACATCGTGCATTTTCAGTATTTGTATTTAATGACAAAAATGAGTTAATGCTACAACAACGAGCTAAGCATAAATACCATTCTCCGTTACTGTGGACAAACACATGCTGCAGTCACCAAAGAGTTGGTGAAAGTAATATAGAGGCAGGAAAACGTCGTTTAATGGAAGAAATGGGTTTTGTAACAGACTTAAAAGAAACAATTTCTTTCATCTACAAAGCACCTTTTGATAATGGCCTCACAGAGCATGAATACGACCACATTATGGTTGGTCATTACAACAATGAGCCAAATATCAATCCCAGCGAAGTAGAGTCATGGAAATGGATGCCTTTAGAAAACGTAAAAATGGATATTGAATCACATCCAGAATTGTACACAGCATGGTTTAAGATCATTTTCGATAAGTTTTACGAACATATAAACATCACAAAGTAATGCGAGTAACAGTAAGCAGAAAAGCACATTTTAACGCAGCACATCGGTTATATCGTAAAGATTGGAGCTTTGAGAAAAACAATGATATCTTCGGGAAATGTAACAATCCAAATTTCCACGGTCATAATTACGAGCTCATCGTAAGTGTAACTGGAGAAATTGATCAAGAAACGGGCTTCGTTATAGATGTGAAAATCTTAAAGGATATCATCAAATCTGAAGTTGAAGATGCCTTCGACCATAAAAATCTCAATATAGAAGTTCCAGAATTTCAAGAATTAAACCCTACAGCCGAAAATATCGCAGTAGTCATTTACAATAAAATAAAGCCAAAATTAAGTGCACACCTAGACATAGAAGTCATACTTTATGAAACACCTCGAAACTTCGTAAGTTATTCTGGAGATGAAAAATAAATTGTATCCCTTAAAGTTTGATCCAATTTTGAAAGATAAAATCTGGGGCGGACGAAAGCTTAACCAACTATTGCATAAAAGTTCAGACCTACCAAATATTGGAGAAAGTTGGGAGCTCAGCGACGTTGAAGAAAACACATCAATCGTATCAAATGGCCCATTAAAAGGCCAATCACTCAAGACGCTTTTAGAAACCTACAAAGCACAATTAATAGGCGATAAAAACTATAATATCTTCGGAAATAAATTCCCATTACTCATAAAATTCATTGATGCCAAACAGGATTTATCAATCCAGTTACACCCAAATGATGAATTAGCAGCAGAGCGTCATGATTCCTTCGGAAAAACAGAAATGTGGTACGTTATGCAAGCAGATGATGACGCCAATTTAATAGTTGGGTTCAATCAAGAAATGACCCAGGAAAAATACCTTAGTCATCTTGAAAGCAAAACCTTAACCGAGATTCTAAACTTTGACAAGGTAAAAACAGGAGACACTTATTTTATAGAAGTAGGTCGTGTTCACGCCATAGGAGCAGGAGTTATGCTTGCAGAGATACAGCAAACCAGTGATATCACATATCGGGTTTATGATTGGGACCGCGTGGATGATGAGGGTAATGAGAGAGAATTGCACAACGATCTGGCAATAGATGCATTTGATTTTAACATGCCAGATAATTTTAGAGTAAATTACTCAAAGAAAAAAAATGCCTCTAATCAAATGGTGAGTTGCCCATATTTTACAACTAATTTTCTTCACGTTACAGATTCTATTCTAAAGTTAAATTCTAAAGATTCGTTTCTTATTTATATATGCGTAGAAGGAGAGGCTTTAATAGAAACCGAAGAATCTTCAGAATTTATAAAAAAAGGAGAGACCATCTTGCTTCCGGCAGCCATAGAAACCTTTAAAATAACTTCTACTAATGTAAGACTATTAGAAGTTTATGTTTAATTTTGCATCCAAATTAATAAAATAAATTATGGCAAATGTTAGAGACCTAAAAAAAGACATTAATTTTGTTTTAGGTGATATTATAGAAGCTGTGTATGTATGGGAATATAACAACCCAGATAAAGACACAAAAAAGAGTGAAGCAATCGTTGACGAAGCAATCGTTACGTTTGACGAATTAATTGTTAGAGTAAATAACAGAAGTGTTGAGGATAAAAAAGCTCATTTTAAAGCAATTAATAACGATCTTGAAACGAAAGGAAGAGCGTTAATCGAAAAATTGAATAATTTAAGCTAAATTTTTTCACAGAGTGCTTGCAGATTTAAATAGCTATATTATATTTGCCGACACTTAAACAGCCGATGTAGCTCAGCTGGCTAGAGCAGCTGATTTGTAATCAGCAGGTCGTGGGTTCGAGTCCCTCCATCGGCTCAAAAAAAAAGTCCTAATCTTCTTGATTGGGACTTTTTTGATTTTAATAGACCTTTATCGTGAAAAACTAACTACTATATCAGATTTGAGTTTACGCTAAAGGCTACTTTAATTCTGCCTTACGTTCATCAATTAATTCTTTAAGCTGGATACCGTATTTCGATTTCCTTATATCTTCGGTAAGTGCTTTATAGATTTCTTCTAAAAAAGGAACACTTGTATTGGAAACTTCACTAATTGCCAAATAAGGAGACACTTCACTATCTGGGTGGTTTACTGCAAAATTAATCGTGTAGAGATATTTACGTTTGATGAGTTTATTGTAATTATCTTCAAAAGAAACCGTAGTGTCATTGGCTTTGCTTGCTTCTAGACTTTCTTGGATAAGTTCTAGGTTTTTGTCGCTAAACTTTGACATCATCACCAAATATTCTTCAAGAGTTTCTTGTTGTTTAGAGCCTTTTATTTTTGAATCAAAGTTGAAGTTTTTTAATGTAGAATTAATTTCGGTAATACCTTTATCTGCAAAAAAGACGACAGTGCCTTCGTCATTGTCATTTTTATTCAGTTTTAATAACAGAATTTCAGGTTCGGAAAGTTCTGCATGTAAAACAAAATTTGGGCTTCCATTGATTTCTAAAGAGTCTATGGTTTCCATCACAGAATCATTCTGTCTCTGGAGGTAAACGGTTCCTTTTTTTAAGCCTTTTACATATCCGTTGAGCGTAAAATCATGAGTTTCTTCATTTCCGCAGGAAAGAAATAAAAGTGCAATACAGGCAAAAATAATCTGCTTCATTTTATCAGTTTTAAGGTGCGCAAATATCTTATAAATATTATAGAAATACTAACTTCCTGCAGCTATTTGCATCAACATTGTACAACCTATTGCAGCAATGGTACCAATGGCATAACCAAAAACTGCAAGCAATACACCAACAGTCGCTAACGAAGGGTGAAAAGCCGATGCCACAATAGGTGCAGAGGCTGCACCACCAACATTGGCTTGGCTACCAACCGCTAAAAAGAAGTAAGGCGCTTTAATTAGTTTGGCAACACCTATTAATAGTAGTGCGTGAATAGACATCCAAATTATACCGATGCCAATAAGGCCAACGTTTTCGAAAATGAGGGTTAGATCCATTTTCATACCAATGGTGGCAACTAAAATGTAAATGAATACACTCCCAAATTTACTGGCACCTGCACCTTCATAATTTTTTGCTTTGGTATAGGACAACAAAACCGCTATTAGAGTAGAGATACTAATCATCCAAAAGAAAGATGAGCCTAAAAAGGTAAACACGTTTCTAATTTTTTGGGATTCTATGCTGGCAACCAAATTATCGAAAAATGGCGCTAAAAAATCTGCAGATAAATGCGCAAAACCAACTGCACCAAAGGCAATGGCGCCAATAATCATAATATCGGTTAGTGACGGATTTCTTTTTACTTTCTCTGAAAACGTCGAGACACGTTCTTTCAAATCTTCAATGGCGGTAATATCTGCCTTTAGCCATTTATTGATCCTGTTGCGTTTTCCAATTCCTATTAAAATGATTGCCATCCAAATATTTGCAACAACAATATCTACAAATACCATCGCTCCATATTTTGCTTGGTTATATTCGTAGATTTCTAACATTGCAGTTTGGTTGGCACCACCACCAATCCAGCTACCTGCTAATGTTGATAGACCTCTCCAAACAGCATCTGTTCCAGCACCTCCAACCGTTTCAGGAGAAAATGATGCAATAATCAAAATAGCGATTGGTCCTCCAATAAGGATGCCTATTGTTCCTGTAAAAAACATAACGAGTGCTTTCCAGCCTAAATTGAAAACTGCCTTTAAATCAATGCTCAATGTCATTAACACGAGAGCTGCTGGGAGGAGGTAGCGACTTGCCATATAATATAAGCTTGAACTGCTTTCGGTTTCTATTCCAGTTTCTGAAACTGTTTTCCATTCTGGGGCAATTAATCCTGATGTGGTCAATACTGCAGGTAACATATAGGCCATAAATAAACCTGGAACAATCTTGTAGAACTTTGGCCAAAATCCTGTTTCAATTGATTCGGTATAAAATACAAAACCCAATGAAAGCATTAAAAGTCCAAAAACTATAGTGTCATTTGTAAAAAGTGGTGTTGTGTCCATGTTTAGATTTTAATTGTATTGCAAAATACCAAAATTAAACTGCATAAAAAAAGCGACTCTATTTAGAATCGCTTTTGTTGTTGTCTTCATTTTTTTTAGGTTTTGGGGCCCTATTTTGTTCTTTGAGATATTGCATGAGCATCCATTCAATTTGTCCGTTGGTGCTCCTAAATTCGTCTGCAGCCCACTTTTCAATTGCTTTGATCATATCTTCATTGATACGTAATGCGAATGCTTTTTTCTTAGCCATTATATTATTTTAAAAAGTTCTTAATTTTAGAAATCATTCCCTAAGAAAATAAACTATCTAAATTATTTATGATTTATTTATTTTTTGCTGATAGATCAATATAAATATTGGTAAAATCAAACTAGCACCAATAATTGAATAGGTAAACCAAGATCCAAAACTAACATTGTTTCCTTTGCCTTCCTCAATCATCATATATTGAATAACCAAAAAAAGTATGGCTACAAATAGATTGGTAAAGCGAATAATTCTTGTGCTAAACCTGTAATTTTTTAAGGCATTTTCTTCTGTGATATTGACCATATAATTATGAATGTGCGGATATTTATTCAGAAAGAACAATAATAGAAATGTAAAAACCCCTATTACCGGTAACATCCATATCATTGACTTGCTACCATAACCATCTGCTTCTCCAGCTGCATTAAAATGGGTTGGAATGGTTTCTGCCAAATCGCCGTAATTCATCGCAGTATATATGATTGTTATCAAAATTAGGGTTGCTGAAATCAAATCCAAAACAATGTCTAATGGCTGCAGAGGCACCTTAATTTTAGGTCTGTTGGTTTTCATCTTAATGGTTTAACGTACCTGTATTTAAAACAGGAGATGCGTCTTTATCTCCACATAGAATAACCATGAGATTGCTTACCATTGCAGCTTTTCGTTCTCCATCTAATTCTATGATCTGCTTTTTTTCGAG
It contains:
- a CDS encoding DUF819 domain-containing protein, which gives rise to MDTTPLFTNDTIVFGLLMLSLGFVFYTESIETGFWPKFYKIVPGLFMAYMLPAVLTTSGLIAPEWKTVSETGIETESSSSLYYMASRYLLPAALVLMTLSIDLKAVFNLGWKALVMFFTGTIGILIGGPIAILIIASFSPETVGGAGTDAVWRGLSTLAGSWIGGGANQTAMLEIYEYNQAKYGAMVFVDIVVANIWMAIILIGIGKRNRINKWLKADITAIEDLKERVSTFSEKVKRNPSLTDIMIIGAIAFGAVGFAHLSADFLAPFFDNLVASIESQKIRNVFTFLGSSFFWMISISTLIAVLLSYTKAKNYEGAGASKFGSVFIYILVATIGMKMDLTLIFENVGLIGIGIIWMSIHALLLIGVAKLIKAPYFFLAVGSQANVGGAASAPIVASAFHPSLATVGVLLAVFGYAIGTIAAIGCTMLMQIAAGS
- a CDS encoding OmpA family protein; protein product: MKTHKIICTLALTLVFSMGYSQKGKVREANEAYDNLAYLKTSEILLEVAENGYKTVNLLQKLANSFYFNNKMEEAAKWYGELMAMNENEDLDPEYYFRYGQALKSIENYSESDKWMKKFAESDRSDLRGRAFLSTVDYLSMIEEASRDFEVKNLEINTDVSDFGATQYKNQLIFASTRGGGKEYKWNEQPYLDLYSADKQENNSYGNAKQLDSEINTKFHESTVAFTPDDQVMYFTRNNYFNKKYKKDEEGTNRLKIFKATLNDDGEWDDIESVHFNDDAYSVAHPTINVKGTKLYFASDMEGTLGMSDIFMVDINADGTLGDPINLGPSVNTEGQETFPFVNSDGDLYFSSNGFNGLGGLDVFVIRDFENKQELSQPMALENVGRPINSPMDDFAYYENLGTKEGFFTSNRDGGKGDDDIYSFMIPECEQIVEGIVKDQETEEIIVGAKVTLLDKDGNQLEQQIVGADGAYKFENLECEKEYLIRIEADQYATIEERFTTPKKPQKLEIKSNLQRDEVELEPCADLAKILDIPIIYFDFDKSNIRYDAEVELQKVLAVLNKYPTMTIDIRSHTDCRGTASYNEKLSERRAKSTRQYLVDKGVDADRLTAKGYGESRLVNDCGCETTDDTNCSEEEHQLNRRSEFIVTSINGKKCPEKN
- a CDS encoding 6-pyruvoyl trahydropterin synthase family protein, translating into MRVTVSRKAHFNAAHRLYRKDWSFEKNNDIFGKCNNPNFHGHNYELIVSVTGEIDQETGFVIDVKILKDIIKSEVEDAFDHKNLNIEVPEFQELNPTAENIAVVIYNKIKPKLSAHLDIEVILYETPRNFVSYSGDEK
- the idi gene encoding isopentenyl-diphosphate Delta-isomerase codes for the protein MTEERVILVNENDEQVGTMPKMEAHEKALLHRAFSVFVFNDKNELMLQQRAKHKYHSPLLWTNTCCSHQRVGESNIEAGKRRLMEEMGFVTDLKETISFIYKAPFDNGLTEHEYDHIMVGHYNNEPNINPSEVESWKWMPLENVKMDIESHPELYTAWFKIIFDKFYEHINITK
- a CDS encoding type IX secretion system membrane protein PorP/SprF, coding for MIQKSSLFKGLILLVFSALMINTSFAQQDPQYTQYMYNTMSINPAYAGQREVLSVTGLHRTQWVGIDGAPQTQTLGIHSPLRDNRLGLGLSIVNDALGPVNEYYIDANFSYTIQVSDNNTKLSFGAKGGFHGLTSDWSEGVIQQLGDPTFEDNLSVFSPTIGAGLYLHNRKWYVGLSVPNFLRTEHFDDSQVSIAKERMSYYLIAGYVFNLGEKTKLKPAALVKAVSGAPIIADVSANFLFNDKLTLGVAYRWDDSVSGLAGIQVTDGLFIGYSYDATTTNLNNYNSGSHEIMLRFELQKIGRILSPRFF
- a CDS encoding type I phosphomannose isomerase catalytic subunit — protein: MKNKLYPLKFDPILKDKIWGGRKLNQLLHKSSDLPNIGESWELSDVEENTSIVSNGPLKGQSLKTLLETYKAQLIGDKNYNIFGNKFPLLIKFIDAKQDLSIQLHPNDELAAERHDSFGKTEMWYVMQADDDANLIVGFNQEMTQEKYLSHLESKTLTEILNFDKVKTGDTYFIEVGRVHAIGAGVMLAEIQQTSDITYRVYDWDRVDDEGNERELHNDLAIDAFDFNMPDNFRVNYSKKKNASNQMVSCPYFTTNFLHVTDSILKLNSKDSFLIYICVEGEALIETEESSEFIKKGETILLPAAIETFKITSTNVRLLEVYV
- a CDS encoding DUF1648 domain-containing protein, with translation MKTNRPKIKVPLQPLDIVLDLISATLILITIIYTAMNYGDLAETIPTHFNAAGEADGYGSKSMIWMLPVIGVFTFLLLFFLNKYPHIHNYMVNITEENALKNYRFSTRIIRFTNLFVAILFLVIQYMMIEEGKGNNVSFGSWFTYSIIGASLILPIFILIYQQKINKS
- a CDS encoding DUF4369 domain-containing protein translates to MKQIIFACIALLFLSCGNEETHDFTLNGYVKGLKKGTVYLQRQNDSVMETIDSLEINGSPNFVLHAELSEPEILLLKLNKNDNDEGTVVFFADKGITEINSTLKNFNFDSKIKGSKQQETLEEYLVMMSKFSDKNLELIQESLEASKANDTTVSFEDNYNKLIKRKYLYTINFAVNHPDSEVSPYLAISEVSNTSVPFLEEIYKALTEDIRKSKYGIQLKELIDERKAELK